One genomic segment of uncultured Desulfobacter sp. includes these proteins:
- a CDS encoding response regulator translates to MDNAQKTILIIDDEAHIRRILELKFKKAGFRVLTAKNGEKGLELIESLSPDAVISDINMPKVDGQALCMMTDPLKEKRRFLTIIITARIHPDDQEWIRRMTDTVFMEKPFSPSKILETVNQYFMPGRE, encoded by the coding sequence TTGGATAACGCGCAGAAAACCATTTTGATTATTGATGATGAGGCCCATATCCGGCGGATTCTTGAGTTAAAATTCAAAAAGGCCGGGTTCCGGGTGCTGACGGCAAAAAACGGGGAGAAAGGGCTTGAGCTGATAGAGTCCCTTTCACCGGATGCCGTGATTTCAGATATCAATATGCCCAAAGTTGACGGCCAGGCCCTGTGCATGATGACCGATCCCTTAAAAGAAAAACGGCGGTTTTTAACCATCATCATTACGGCCAGGATACACCCGGATGATCAAGAATGGATCCGCCGGATGACAGACACAGTGTTCATGGAAAAGCCGTTCAGTCCGTCAAAAATACTTGAAACCGTGAATCAATATTTCATGCCCGGAAGAGAATAA
- a CDS encoding prepilin-type N-terminal cleavage/methylation domain-containing protein, which yields MNGGLKKQKSWAQKGFTLIEILIVVIVLGILAMIIIPQITVSTEDAKVSTLSTNLTTLRNAVELYYHQHNNTYPGAHTIAGVASTSDGDSATAFVAQLTKYTDADGLVANVKDAATAPYGPYIKNGKLPTNPFNNKNDVICVHDEDDITVKSSSGDDSGWKFYPLTGNLIPADDAAHDDL from the coding sequence ATGAACGGTGGGTTAAAAAAACAAAAAAGCTGGGCCCAGAAAGGGTTTACGCTCATTGAAATTTTGATTGTGGTCATTGTGCTGGGAATCCTGGCCATGATAATTATTCCCCAGATCACGGTATCCACAGAAGATGCCAAGGTCAGCACCCTGTCGACCAATCTTACGACCCTTAGAAATGCGGTTGAACTGTATTACCACCAGCACAACAATACCTACCCGGGTGCCCATACTATTGCTGGAGTTGCCTCCACGAGCGACGGCGACTCGGCTACAGCCTTTGTGGCGCAGCTGACCAAGTATACCGATGCCGACGGCCTGGTGGCGAATGTAAAGGATGCGGCTACGGCCCCATACGGGCCCTACATCAAAAACGGAAAATTGCCTACCAATCCCTTTAACAACAAGAATGATGTGATCTGTGTCCATGATGAGGACGATATCACTGTCAAAAGCTCTTCAGGCGATGACAGTGGCTGGAAGTTTTACCCGCTCACCGGCAATTTGATCCCCGCAGACGACGCGGCCCATGACGACCTGTAA
- the pilM gene encoding pilus assembly protein PilM, with protein sequence MKWFSQTYPIAIDFDEQEVVALQLKATREPFEIRAGFSHPLPAGEQAGIAPRRVDLLPVLKKLRKARGFSGRRAVIHLPLDQTLCFPVEIRVPNGQGLEDAILQEAEKNIPYSLEKAVIDYSSIASTGAKHHQIATIVAAKRQDVMALVNTCKQAGFSIDAVDFSPVSLIRLHNFLDDSSKKPCIICHIGRRQSSLQVISRDRIYAFSRFLWGRDQLIEKLNRSLKFTDGSTNAVELLQAYGISDGPGHGTDEKIAGIVSRIITPDIEELVFEFHKILGYARTKEKFHDMGRICFYGFAATIKGLDVYFKRSFNIRAVHGDLSRCNTSAGGTFPLDANRAAQFCPVLGLAMRKIPWL encoded by the coding sequence ATGAAATGGTTTAGTCAAACATATCCCATTGCTATTGATTTTGACGAGCAGGAAGTGGTTGCCCTGCAGCTCAAGGCGACCAGAGAGCCGTTTGAAATAAGGGCAGGGTTCTCCCATCCGTTGCCGGCAGGGGAACAGGCGGGCATTGCCCCACGCCGTGTGGACTTGCTGCCTGTCTTAAAAAAACTCAGAAAGGCACGGGGATTTTCCGGCCGGCGGGCGGTGATTCACCTGCCCCTTGATCAGACCCTTTGCTTTCCTGTGGAGATCCGTGTGCCAAACGGTCAGGGTTTGGAGGATGCCATACTCCAGGAAGCCGAAAAAAATATTCCTTATTCCCTTGAAAAAGCCGTTATTGATTATTCGTCCATTGCCTCTACAGGGGCCAAACATCACCAGATCGCAACCATTGTGGCGGCAAAAAGACAGGATGTGATGGCCTTGGTCAACACCTGCAAACAGGCTGGTTTTTCCATTGATGCAGTTGATTTCAGCCCGGTTTCCCTGATCCGGCTGCACAATTTTCTGGATGATTCTTCGAAAAAACCCTGTATAATCTGTCACATCGGCCGCCGGCAGTCCAGCCTTCAGGTGATCAGCCGGGACCGCATCTACGCCTTTAGCCGGTTTTTGTGGGGAAGGGATCAGCTGATTGAAAAATTGAACCGGTCGCTTAAATTTACGGACGGGAGCACCAATGCCGTTGAGCTGCTCCAGGCCTACGGCATTTCAGATGGCCCAGGCCATGGGACGGATGAAAAGATTGCCGGGATTGTGTCCCGGATCATCACCCCGGATATCGAAGAACTGGTATTTGAATTTCATAAAATCCTGGGCTATGCGCGCACAAAGGAAAAGTTTCATGACATGGGGCGGATCTGTTTTTACGGGTTTGCCGCAACAATCAAAGGGTTGGATGTCTATTTTAAGAGATCTTTTAATATCCGGGCCGTTCATGGGGATTTGAGCCGCTGCAATACATCAGCCGGCGGGACATTCCCCCTGGATGCCAACCGGGCAGCACAGTTTTGTCCGGTCCTGGGGCTTGCCATGAGGAAGATCCCATGGCTGTGA
- a CDS encoding STAS domain-containing protein — MPVKDTPKTTADISIGNINGKTILSPRTSLIHKNCVQLKTLFDKLIEQGVTQIILDLNQVDILDSRALELMVEMQDRLQEAGGNLALSNLNPVCRNILICVRLSNRFTILATGGGTS, encoded by the coding sequence ATGCCTGTCAAAGACACCCCAAAGACCACTGCGGATATTTCCATCGGCAATATCAACGGCAAAACAATCCTGTCGCCCAGGACCTCTTTGATCCATAAAAACTGTGTTCAGCTGAAAACCCTGTTTGACAAGCTGATCGAACAGGGTGTGACCCAGATAATCCTGGATTTGAACCAGGTGGACATTCTGGACAGCCGGGCACTGGAACTTATGGTCGAGATGCAGGACCGCCTCCAGGAGGCAGGGGGAAATCTGGCCCTTTCCAACCTTAACCCAGTGTGCCGGAATATTCTGATTTGTGTGAGGCTGAGCAATCGGTTCACCATCCTTGCAACAGGAGGCGGCACCTCATGA
- a CDS encoding type II secretion system F family protein produces MAIATTPPKNKNAGRPRAKTLGTRVKSKDIVFFFTQLSMMLEVGISISRAIETIAGQIIHVRFKQILLTMVEDLEAGQQLSQAMEAHAQVFKPVYINIIKSGESGGFLIRALASIIEIQEKNQGVFSQLKTALIYPALLCALAVVVVIFVLVGILPKLMVLFEGKYEILPGSTRLLMGLSRILQDDWWAVILGAAGIIWALRAYLLSQRGRSHIDWLVIHIPLISRVSNNIYTGLFLRILGNMLDSGVPLKEALSISARSMTNRYYQVFVENIADHIEQGRTFFTGFSENSHIPESIKQMIFIGEEVGKLPPVMIRVARFYEIEIEQDFKRLTALIEPVALMAMGVVVWIIVSAVILPMFRLASTIN; encoded by the coding sequence ATGGCAATTGCCACCACGCCGCCTAAAAATAAAAACGCTGGCCGACCCAGGGCCAAAACGCTGGGCACCCGTGTTAAATCCAAGGATATTGTCTTTTTTTTCACCCAGCTGTCCATGATGCTGGAAGTGGGCATTTCGATTTCCCGGGCCATTGAAACCATTGCCGGCCAGATCATCCATGTTCGTTTCAAACAGATCCTGTTGACTATGGTCGAGGATCTTGAAGCGGGACAGCAGCTTTCCCAAGCCATGGAGGCCCATGCCCAGGTGTTCAAGCCGGTTTATATCAACATCATCAAGTCCGGTGAAAGCGGAGGGTTTCTGATCCGGGCCCTGGCCTCTATTATTGAAATTCAGGAAAAAAACCAGGGGGTATTCAGTCAGTTGAAAACCGCCCTGATCTATCCTGCGCTGTTGTGTGCCCTGGCTGTTGTGGTGGTCATTTTCGTCCTGGTGGGAATTCTGCCCAAGTTGATGGTGCTGTTTGAAGGCAAGTATGAGATCCTGCCGGGGTCCACCCGTCTGCTGATGGGACTTTCCCGGATCCTTCAAGATGATTGGTGGGCTGTAATCCTCGGGGCGGCAGGTATAATTTGGGCCCTGCGGGCCTATCTTTTGTCGCAAAGAGGGCGTTCCCACATAGACTGGCTGGTGATCCATATCCCTTTGATTTCAAGGGTTTCCAACAATATTTATACCGGGCTGTTTCTGCGAATCCTGGGCAACATGCTGGATAGCGGGGTGCCTCTTAAAGAGGCCTTGTCCATATCGGCACGCTCCATGACTAACCGGTATTACCAGGTCTTTGTGGAAAATATCGCAGACCATATCGAACAGGGGCGGACATTTTTCACCGGATTTTCAGAAAACAGCCATATTCCCGAATCAATCAAGCAGATGATCTTTATCGGCGAAGAGGTGGGCAAGCTGCCGCCGGTGATGATACGGGTGGCCCGGTTTTACGAAATAGAAATAGAACAGGATTTTAAACGGCTGACCGCCCTGATCGAACCCGTGGCTTTGATGGCCATGGGGGTGGTGGTCTGGATCATTGTTTCCGCCGTGATCCTGCCCATGTTCCGCCTGGCCTCTACAATCAATTGA
- a CDS encoding alpha/beta hydrolase: MQTELNGIQLAYDEVGEGPAVLLIHGFPLCRQMWRPQAKALAAAGFRAVVPDLRGFGESESGTEVGSTDLLADDLIALLDYLGIENAVVGGMSMGGYVMLNLLARYPERFSAACFIVTRADADDETARGKRNHLISEIEAGRPDAVPSAFTPLLFADQTVADRPELVDEVRGWMTATPSSGLVLGLEAIRDRDDSSALLPQLKIPVLIMGAQEDKAIPPEKSTDMAERIPGAQLSMLSAAGHMANLEQPDAFNSALLDFLRDN, from the coding sequence ATGCAAACGGAGCTTAACGGTATTCAATTGGCTTATGATGAAGTAGGAGAGGGGCCTGCAGTATTGTTGATTCATGGATTTCCACTTTGCCGTCAAATGTGGCGCCCCCAGGCGAAGGCTTTGGCCGCCGCCGGCTTCCGGGCTGTCGTTCCCGATCTGAGGGGATTCGGGGAGAGTGAGTCGGGCACAGAAGTCGGCTCTACGGATCTGCTGGCCGATGATCTGATCGCGTTGCTGGATTATCTTGGTATCGAGAACGCCGTGGTCGGCGGCATGTCTATGGGCGGGTATGTGATGCTTAACCTGCTTGCTCGTTATCCGGAACGGTTTTCCGCTGCCTGTTTTATCGTTACCCGTGCTGACGCCGATGATGAAACCGCCCGGGGCAAGCGCAACCATCTGATCTCCGAGATTGAAGCAGGTCGGCCGGATGCGGTGCCAAGTGCCTTTACCCCGCTTCTTTTTGCTGACCAGACTGTTGCTGATCGTCCTGAGTTGGTGGATGAGGTGCGCGGCTGGATGACGGCTACTCCTTCCTCCGGTTTGGTTTTGGGGCTGGAAGCGATTCGAGATCGTGATGATTCATCGGCGTTGCTGCCCCAGCTGAAGATACCGGTATTGATCATGGGCGCCCAGGAGGACAAGGCGATTCCACCGGAAAAATCAACGGATATGGCCGAGCGTATTCCCGGCGCTCAACTGAGCATGTTGTCCGCTGCCGGTCATATGGCAAACCTTGAGCAACCGGATGCATTTAATTCTGCCCTGCTTGATTTCTTACGTGACAACTAA
- a CDS encoding ATPase, T2SS/T4P/T4SS family, whose product MQQEAAPHDTQGDPDTVAIKKQIVPKRMKLGEMLILKGKLTPERLYDMLQIQKQTGDSLGNILMAENILTAEQLDQILGEQLGIPHVWIGKGLVDPAIVHVLPKQKAIQFNVVPMFKVHNVLTIATSDPYDFFTQEKIAEITGLDIQLVLSREEDIHKAIQDCYQSEMDIEDVMTSLEDGDLDVVSKNLESSISEIAEMAEGSPVINLTNMILLKSIRSNASDIHIEPQDKNFRVRARIDGVLYELLTHRMERHSAVVSRLKIMANLDISERRMPQDGRIQVTVDSRLIDLRFSSMPGYFGEKLVIRILDRSKSILDINQLGFDPHVLSRFKQIIRRAYGLVIVCGPTGSGKTTTLYAGTSMLNTPEKNIVAIEDPVEYQLAGINQVSVNASIGLSFAKILKHVLRQDPDIILLGEIRDRETAEIAIQASLTGHLVLATLHTNDSPSAITRLLEMGIEPYLISSALLASIGQRLVRSICPHCKTDYYPPSAELKILGLDETERVKMTRGKGCSECLDSGFKGRIGIHEILENDNELQQLILSNPTIDRIKAYLKSIDHVSLRDDGFKKVIQGYTTLEEIQRVTLVEDA is encoded by the coding sequence TTGCAACAGGAGGCGGCACCTCATGACACCCAGGGGGACCCGGATACCGTGGCCATAAAAAAACAGATTGTTCCCAAGCGCATGAAGCTTGGAGAGATGCTGATTCTCAAGGGAAAGCTGACCCCGGAGCGGCTGTATGACATGCTCCAGATCCAGAAGCAGACCGGAGACAGCCTGGGTAATATCCTGATGGCAGAGAACATTCTGACAGCGGAGCAATTGGACCAGATCCTGGGTGAACAGCTGGGTATTCCCCATGTCTGGATCGGAAAGGGACTGGTGGACCCGGCCATCGTCCATGTGCTGCCCAAGCAAAAAGCCATTCAATTCAACGTCGTTCCCATGTTCAAAGTCCACAATGTCCTGACCATTGCCACCTCGGACCCCTACGATTTTTTCACCCAGGAAAAGATTGCCGAGATTACAGGCCTGGACATCCAGCTGGTGCTTTCCAGAGAAGAGGATATTCACAAAGCCATCCAGGACTGTTATCAGTCTGAAATGGACATTGAGGATGTCATGACTAGCCTGGAAGACGGCGACCTGGATGTGGTATCAAAAAACCTGGAATCCAGTATCAGCGAAATCGCGGAAATGGCTGAAGGAAGCCCGGTCATTAATCTGACCAATATGATTTTGCTCAAGTCCATCCGTTCCAATGCCAGCGACATCCACATTGAGCCCCAGGACAAAAATTTCCGGGTCAGGGCCAGGATCGACGGGGTGCTGTATGAATTGTTGACCCATCGCATGGAACGGCATTCCGCTGTGGTGTCCCGACTCAAGATCATGGCAAATCTGGACATCTCGGAACGCAGGATGCCCCAGGACGGAAGGATACAGGTCACTGTGGACAGCCGTCTCATTGACCTGCGATTTTCATCCATGCCCGGATACTTTGGCGAAAAGCTGGTGATCCGGATCCTGGACCGGAGCAAATCCATCCTGGACATCAACCAGTTGGGATTTGACCCCCATGTTCTATCGCGGTTCAAACAGATAATCCGGCGGGCCTACGGCCTGGTGATTGTCTGCGGCCCCACCGGGTCCGGTAAAACCACCACCCTCTACGCCGGGACCAGCATGCTCAACACACCGGAAAAAAATATCGTGGCCATCGAGGATCCCGTGGAATACCAGCTGGCCGGGATAAACCAGGTCTCTGTCAACGCCTCCATTGGCCTTTCCTTTGCCAAGATCCTTAAGCATGTGCTCCGCCAGGATCCGGATATCATCCTTTTGGGGGAGATCCGGGACAGGGAAACCGCTGAGATCGCCATCCAGGCATCCTTGACCGGACATCTGGTTCTGGCCACCCTTCATACCAACGACAGCCCCAGTGCCATTACCCGACTGCTTGAGATGGGCATTGAACCCTATCTGATTTCATCCGCCCTGCTGGCCTCCATTGGCCAGCGGCTGGTCAGATCTATTTGCCCCCATTGCAAAACCGATTATTACCCACCCAGTGCGGAATTGAAAATCCTGGGCCTGGATGAAACCGAACGGGTAAAAATGACCCGGGGCAAGGGGTGTTCCGAGTGCCTGGATTCAGGGTTCAAGGGTCGTATCGGTATCCACGAAATCCTTGAAAATGACAACGAACTCCAGCAACTGATCCTGAGCAATCCCACCATCGACCGGATCAAGGCCTATCTCAAGAGCATTGATCACGTCTCTTTACGAGATGACGGCTTTAAAAAGGTGATTCAGGGATACACCACCCTGGAAGAAATCCAGCGGGTCACCCTGGTAGAGGACGCATAA
- a CDS encoding SH3 domain-containing protein: MIKLRFFPLVIVWLFISLCFPLFAGQAQPMSKGESDAKTARVEQRSDISPVRARTAGNTRVRRGPSLSAKVLTVLAGNETVQVIGTAGNWFKVSLGIGRIGWIYKQLILDHALVEQKLLLPGSGGNPISLSFRDMDIRDAFSSLAMEFETNIVLSSAVQGSITLHIFKATLEEAISAIALAGGYTARKKGNTYHVVKAEPGAAVEQATSEVLETRTFKLNYVDMENVKKTLEAMSDARSIEIHEETKTIFVEDTRENIQKIEKIIGFLDAVPKQVMIEARILEVALTDDMAYGVDWSTIWGDVNAATNGFSTAVLPKTPGEFPVGDGSGDGFFANMITQIGSDHYISLAIDALKEKTTVNTVSTPKILAIHGRSARVQVGGQQGYKVSTTNLGVVSETIEFINTGVILEITPHIDANNNILLNVLPAINSAKIENEIPVVSSTSVSTWLVARDGETVFIGGLIEDIDTHTRQQIPVLGDIPLLGNLFGRTVLNKTKNEIVVLITPRIVDGAHIPSPQEKSSATDLADPDKSANDSDHIFNGTGGR, from the coding sequence ATGATAAAACTCCGCTTTTTTCCGCTGGTCATCGTATGGTTGTTTATCAGCCTTTGTTTTCCCCTTTTTGCCGGGCAGGCCCAACCCATGTCCAAAGGGGAGAGCGACGCAAAAACAGCTCGTGTGGAACAACGTTCCGACATATCCCCTGTCCGGGCCAGGACGGCCGGCAATACCCGGGTGAGAAGAGGACCCTCCCTGTCGGCAAAGGTGTTGACCGTACTGGCAGGCAATGAGACTGTTCAGGTAATCGGCACGGCAGGCAACTGGTTCAAAGTTTCTCTGGGCATTGGCCGGATAGGGTGGATTTACAAACAGCTGATCCTGGATCATGCGTTGGTCGAACAAAAGTTGTTATTGCCCGGATCCGGGGGAAACCCCATCTCTTTGAGTTTCCGGGACATGGATATCCGGGATGCGTTTTCCTCCCTGGCCATGGAATTCGAAACCAATATTGTCCTGTCCAGTGCGGTGCAGGGCAGTATAACTCTGCATATTTTTAAAGCTACTCTGGAAGAGGCCATATCCGCCATTGCCCTGGCAGGAGGGTATACGGCCCGGAAAAAGGGGAATACCTATCATGTGGTCAAGGCAGAACCGGGAGCCGCGGTTGAACAAGCAACTTCCGAGGTGCTTGAAACCAGGACCTTTAAACTCAATTATGTGGATATGGAGAACGTGAAAAAGACCCTGGAAGCCATGTCTGATGCGCGATCAATCGAGATTCACGAGGAGACCAAGACCATCTTTGTGGAGGACACCCGGGAGAACATACAAAAGATCGAGAAAATAATCGGCTTTCTGGATGCCGTTCCCAAACAGGTGATGATCGAGGCCAGGATTCTGGAGGTGGCCCTCACCGATGACATGGCCTATGGGGTGGACTGGAGTACTATCTGGGGCGACGTGAATGCGGCCACTAACGGATTCTCCACGGCCGTTCTTCCTAAGACTCCAGGTGAGTTTCCGGTGGGCGACGGCTCGGGCGATGGTTTTTTTGCCAATATGATCACCCAGATCGGTTCGGACCATTATATTTCCCTGGCCATTGACGCGCTTAAGGAAAAAACGACGGTCAATACGGTTTCAACCCCCAAAATCCTTGCCATACACGGCCGGTCAGCCCGGGTGCAGGTGGGGGGGCAGCAGGGATACAAGGTTTCCACTACCAACCTGGGGGTGGTCTCGGAAACCATCGAGTTTATCAACACCGGTGTGATTCTGGAGATCACCCCTCACATTGATGCGAACAATAATATTCTTTTGAACGTCCTGCCCGCCATAAATTCAGCAAAAATCGAAAATGAAATCCCCGTGGTAAGCTCCACTTCGGTGTCCACCTGGTTGGTGGCCCGGGATGGTGAAACCGTTTTTATCGGCGGCCTGATTGAAGACATAGATACCCATACCCGGCAGCAGATTCCGGTTCTGGGAGATATCCCATTGTTGGGTAATTTGTTTGGACGAACCGTTTTAAATAAAACCAAAAATGAAATCGTGGTCTTGATCACCCCCCGGATAGTAGATGGTGCCCATATCCCTTCCCCACAGGAAAAGTCTTCCGCTACTGATCTGGCCGATCCAGACAAGTCTGCAAATGATTCCGACCATATTTTTAATGGGACCGGGGGCCGGTAA
- a CDS encoding MFS transporter → MQQKNIFYGWTIVAVAFLIGLTQAGVFQNVLSIFLKPMADEFGWNRSIITGSIAVGSLAGGILSPLVGPHLDRYGPRKAAFWGITILSAGLIALSQLSSIWQLYLFFGTGRMIASGLLALVVTVSVSNWFIEKRGRAMGISQLGSRIGIAFLPLLVQHIILSYGWRTAWAVLGIIVFAFSALPSLIFLKRRPEDIGLLPDGRAPNENLETDAEKPDEKSPKSRFNIENEPLWTRKTAVRTTAFRQLVFVMCVIYLVGAGSNFHLFPFMTDQGLPPTMAVLVITVLSICAAFGGVLFGFLAERISVKKLMGGVLITIGIIFYLVFWAVKEPVWMFIFAVVYGTIRGGVLPLIFLLWTEFYGRRSSGTVLGIAGPFRLAANAAGPVSAAIFFDLFHNYWIPFSVFSVLLLMAGFLCLIIKPPVSS, encoded by the coding sequence ATGCAGCAAAAAAATATTTTTTACGGCTGGACTATTGTTGCCGTGGCTTTTTTGATCGGCCTTACACAGGCCGGTGTATTCCAGAATGTACTGTCTATCTTCCTCAAACCCATGGCCGATGAGTTCGGATGGAATCGTTCCATCATCACCGGTTCCATCGCTGTTGGTTCCCTGGCCGGCGGAATCCTGTCCCCCCTGGTTGGTCCCCACCTGGATCGCTATGGCCCACGAAAAGCGGCATTCTGGGGAATTACCATTTTAAGTGCGGGTCTAATTGCACTTTCACAGTTATCTTCAATCTGGCAACTGTACCTGTTTTTCGGAACCGGCCGGATGATTGCGTCCGGTCTGCTGGCGCTGGTGGTCACGGTTAGTGTCTCCAACTGGTTTATTGAAAAACGGGGAAGGGCGATGGGGATTTCTCAGCTGGGCAGCCGCATTGGAATCGCTTTTCTCCCGTTGCTGGTACAGCATATCATTCTTTCCTATGGTTGGCGGACGGCCTGGGCAGTATTGGGAATTATTGTATTTGCATTTTCGGCGCTGCCAAGTCTGATTTTTCTAAAACGAAGACCGGAAGACATTGGATTGCTGCCGGATGGAAGAGCACCGAATGAAAATTTGGAAACCGACGCAGAAAAACCGGATGAAAAAAGCCCGAAGTCCCGATTTAATATAGAAAATGAACCCCTGTGGACCCGCAAAACCGCTGTTCGCACCACTGCATTCCGGCAACTGGTATTTGTCATGTGTGTGATTTATTTAGTTGGTGCCGGGTCTAATTTTCACCTGTTTCCGTTTATGACGGACCAGGGATTGCCGCCAACCATGGCCGTTTTGGTAATTACTGTTTTATCGATTTGTGCCGCATTCGGCGGGGTGTTATTCGGCTTTCTGGCAGAACGGATCTCTGTAAAAAAACTAATGGGAGGAGTTCTGATCACCATCGGAATCATCTTCTATCTGGTTTTTTGGGCAGTCAAAGAACCTGTGTGGATGTTTATTTTTGCCGTTGTGTACGGAACGATTCGTGGAGGCGTTCTGCCATTAATATTTCTGCTTTGGACGGAATTTTACGGCAGAAGATCTTCCGGAACCGTGCTGGGGATTGCCGGCCCTTTCCGGTTGGCAGCAAACGCAGCCGGGCCTGTCTCAGCCGCGATCTTTTTTGACCTTTTCCACAACTACTGGATTCCTTTTTCAGTCTTCAGTGTTCTCCTCCTCATGGCGGGATTTTTGTGCTTAATCATAAAGCCTCCCGTCAGCTCGTAA
- the pilO gene encoding type 4a pilus biogenesis protein PilO — protein MILTIKHIDGCAILLLLVSLVAGGFFIYQDYHTAQREIQQEQQLLNKQKNDMDMAQVDLARLKGVLTDKQSTFERLNQRIPESAQIGRLLTEIHERISQRNTTLTTFSHTPPEKGLQYQRIPLQLTLEGQFVDLYLMIHDLETLNRVFVIESVEIKRHETQETCRADIKANVYQD, from the coding sequence ATGATTCTTACCATCAAACATATTGACGGGTGTGCCATCCTGTTGCTGTTAGTCTCTTTGGTTGCCGGTGGTTTTTTTATTTATCAGGATTACCACACTGCCCAGCGGGAGATTCAACAGGAACAACAACTGCTGAACAAGCAGAAAAATGATATGGATATGGCACAGGTGGATCTGGCGCGCCTCAAGGGGGTGCTGACCGATAAACAGTCCACGTTTGAGCGCCTCAACCAGAGAATTCCGGAGTCCGCACAGATCGGCAGGCTGCTGACTGAAATCCATGAACGGATCAGCCAGCGGAATACAACCCTCACAACGTTCAGCCACACCCCCCCGGAAAAGGGCCTTCAGTATCAGCGTATTCCGCTTCAGTTGACCCTGGAGGGCCAATTTGTTGATCTGTATCTGATGATCCATGATCTTGAAACCCTGAACCGCGTGTTTGTCATCGAATCTGTTGAGATCAAGCGGCATGAAACCCAGGAGACCTGCCGGGCCGATATAAAGGCAAACGTATATCAGGATTGA